Part of the Paenibacillus sp. YPG26 genome, CGGCTGAAGCGTCCAGATAGGTATGACAGATTCCTGCGCCAGTCTCGATTACGGGTACCGTTGCATTTTGAACTACATTCTGAATCAATGAGGCTCCTCCGCGCGGAATGACAACATCCAGAAGACCATTCAGCTTAAGCATCTCATCAACAGAAGCCCGGCTTGCATCTTCAATTAGCTGAACTGCATTAGGCGGGATTGCTGTGCCGGACAACGCGGTATGAATCAGCTCAATGATCTTGCGGTTCGAGGAGAGGGCAGCTGAGCCGCCGCGAAGCACTACGGAATTTCCAGTCTTGAGGCATAGACCCACCGCATCAACCGTAACATTAGGACGGGCCTCATAGATGATTCCAATGACACCAAGGGGAACACGCTTCTTCACAATATGGAGACCGTTAGGGCGGTCAATCGTCTCCAGAGTCTCGCCAACCGGATCGGGGAGATGAACAATCTGCCGTAATCCCTCGGCAATACCGGAGATCCGTTCATTGTCCAGGGCGAGCCGGTCAAGCAGCGATTCAGGCGTTCCATTCTCCCGGCCTCGCTTAAGGTCCTCTTGGTTAGCTTCGATGATCTCAGATGCCCCTTTGACAAGAGCTTCCGCTACGGCAAGGAGAGCTTCGTTCTTCTGCTCTGTCGTTAATTGACTCAAGATCAAGGATCCAGAACCGGCCAGTTCTGCTTTGTTTCTCACTTCACTCATCGTAATTGCCTCCTTAAATTATTATTTCAGTGAAATCCACTCATCGCGGTGAATCACTTCCAACCTGTGGATTCCATCCATCTTCTTCATGACTTCCTGGCTCGGTAGTCCGAGCACATCAAGCAATTGGGCTTCATCATAATTCACAATCCCGCGACCAAGTATTTCCCGCTTCTCATTCATAACTTCTACGACATCACCGGTACGAAAATTCCCCTCGGCTGCACGTATACCTACAGGAAGCAGACTGCGGCCGCCATAGATTAGAGCTGTCTCCGCACCTTCATCCACAATAAGCGTGCCGAGAGGTGTTGAGAGGAAGCCCAGCCACTGCTTCTTCATGGGCAGGGAGCTTAGCCTGGTGTCGAAATAAGTTCCGCGGCCGTGTCCCTGTACAGCGCGCTGCAGTTCGCCCGGAAGACCGCCCTTGCCGATAAAGACAGGTACGCCTCCCCGTGTGGCAATCTTCGCTGCATCAATCTTCGAACGCATCCCGCCAGTTCCAACTTTGGAACCCGAGCCTCCTGCAATAGAGTAGAGTTCATCCGTGAATTCGCTCACTCTCTCAATCCGGGTAGCCGCCGGGTCGATCCGGGGATCCTTCGTATACAGTCCTTCGGTATCCGTCAGAATGATGAGGTGATCGGCCTTCAGAAGGTTAGCCACAAGTGCGGAGAGTGTGTCATTGTCCCCGAACTTCAGCTCATCGATCGAGACGGTGTCGTTCTCATTAATAATGGGCAGGACGCCCTGCTTAAGCAGTTCCTCGACAGCCATACTGGCATTGCCCATCCGCTTGCGGTTCAGGAAGTCCGTACGTGTCAGGAGTACCTGCGCAGCCGGAATTCCATGCACCTGAAAGGCTTCACGGTACGACTGCATCAGCAAAGCTTGACCTACCGCCGCCGCGGCCTGCTTCTCATGCAGCA contains:
- a CDS encoding glutamate-5-semialdehyde dehydrogenase; protein product: MSEVRNKAELAGSGSLILSQLTTEQKNEALLAVAEALVKGASEIIEANQEDLKRGRENGTPESLLDRLALDNERISGIAEGLRQIVHLPDPVGETLETIDRPNGLHIVKKRVPLGVIGIIYEARPNVTVDAVGLCLKTGNSVVLRGGSAALSSNRKIIELIHTALSGTAIPPNAVQLIEDASRASVDEMLKLNGLLDVVIPRGGASLIQNVVQNATVPVIETGAGICHTYLDASADPQMAKEISLNAKVQRPSVCNAMETLLVHESFAAAHLMDLAEAFKEAKVELRGCPLTLQLVPWAKEAAEQDYATEYNDYILNIKVVSHLDEALAHISKYGTKHSECIVTANEENTVRFLNEIDAAAVYHNASTRFTDGFEFGFGAEIGISTQKLHARGPMGLPALTSSKYTIQGSGQIRQ
- the proB gene encoding glutamate 5-kinase, giving the protein MHQRVVVKIGSSSLTSPEGGLNREAVQFFAAELSGLREAGYQVLLVTSGAVAAGFREIGYAERPRLLHEKQAAAAVGQALLMQSYREAFQVHGIPAAQVLLTRTDFLNRKRMGNASMAVEELLKQGVLPIINENDTVSIDELKFGDNDTLSALVANLLKADHLIILTDTEGLYTKDPRIDPAATRIERVSEFTDELYSIAGGSGSKVGTGGMRSKIDAAKIATRGGVPVFIGKGGLPGELQRAVQGHGRGTYFDTRLSSLPMKKQWLGFLSTPLGTLIVDEGAETALIYGGRSLLPVGIRAAEGNFRTGDVVEVMNEKREILGRGIVNYDEAQLLDVLGLPSQEVMKKMDGIHRLEVIHRDEWISLK